The following proteins are encoded in a genomic region of Dokdonia donghaensis DSW-1:
- a CDS encoding outer membrane protein assembly factor, whose product MLQRVLILMVCCITAVQLAGQEVKVLDLKVQGSKRLKPSFIKLISDIKPGVALDSAVINQDIIRLKRLPAVAHSYFQVFKSHDNFYNVFYNIEENITINPQVNLYTTNDDEFAYRLGLYEYNLLGRNIGFGGFYQKDIFSSYGINFRAPFLFNNNVGLAINFQSLTTQEPVFLDNGTADYKYNNTSIEILGLYAFNFKHRVELGVNFFNEDYLYLNGATDVSVPQAFNVDKILLKGIYEYDALKYDFQYVSGFKSTFNVQYVQANAVTLPDFTIWWNDFRYFARIRDKDGIYDGNIATRLRLGLATNADSPFAPFSVDNNLNIRGVGNTIDRGTGVVVLNAEYRQTLADRDWFTIQGVGFVDAGSWRNPGGDFGDFGDDQNLRIYPGLGLRFIHKKIFNATFRVDYGYGITQDATSGIVFGIGQYF is encoded by the coding sequence GTGTTACAGAGAGTATTGATTTTAATGGTATGTTGCATTACCGCTGTACAGCTTGCTGGACAAGAGGTTAAAGTGCTAGACCTTAAAGTACAAGGCTCAAAAAGGCTTAAACCTAGTTTTATAAAACTCATAAGTGATATAAAACCGGGAGTTGCATTAGACTCTGCAGTGATAAATCAAGATATAATACGCCTTAAAAGACTTCCAGCAGTTGCTCACTCTTATTTTCAGGTTTTTAAGTCACACGATAACTTCTATAATGTTTTTTATAACATAGAGGAAAATATTACCATAAATCCACAAGTAAATCTTTACACGACTAATGATGATGAGTTTGCATACAGGCTAGGTCTTTATGAATATAATTTATTAGGAAGAAATATAGGTTTTGGAGGGTTTTATCAGAAAGATATTTTTAGCTCGTATGGTATAAATTTTAGAGCACCTTTTTTATTTAATAACAATGTAGGACTTGCGATAAACTTTCAGAGTCTTACTACTCAAGAACCTGTGTTCTTAGATAATGGTACTGCAGACTATAAGTATAATAACACCTCGATAGAGATTTTAGGTCTATATGCTTTTAACTTTAAGCATCGTGTTGAGTTAGGTGTTAACTTCTTTAATGAAGATTATTTATACCTCAATGGAGCCACAGACGTGAGCGTGCCACAAGCCTTTAATGTAGATAAAATCCTGCTTAAAGGTATTTATGAGTATGATGCTCTTAAGTATGACTTTCAGTATGTAAGTGGTTTTAAAAGTACTTTTAATGTACAATATGTACAGGCTAATGCGGTAACATTACCAGATTTTACCATCTGGTGGAATGATTTTAGATATTTTGCGAGAATACGAGATAAGGATGGTATTTATGATGGAAACATCGCAACGCGATTGCGTCTAGGTCTTGCTACAAATGCAGATTCTCCTTTTGCCCCCTTTTCTGTAGATAACAATCTTAATATACGAGGTGTAGGTAATACGATAGACAGAGGCACTGGTGTGGTAGTACTCAATGCAGAGTATAGACAAACGCTAGCAGATAGAGACTGGTTTACAATACAAGGCGTAGGCTTTGTAGATGCTGGCTCTTGGCGCAATCCCGGGGGAGATTTTGGCGATTTTGGTGATGATCAAAATTTAAGAATTTATCCAGGTTTAGGTCTACGTTTTATACATAAAAAGATATTTAATGCAACCTTTAGGGTAGACTATGGATATGGTATAACACAAGATGCCACCAGCGGAATTGTCTTTGGTATAGGCCAATATTTTTGA
- a CDS encoding POTRA domain-containing protein, giving the protein MKQIIYLCLFLLPYLVFAQKQQVERITFKGLKKVDESLLRRLIKTEVASPYDSLKVATDVERFNRLPAIAKATAIIAEVRNGAIEVTYDIVENFTIIPGIRISEANDGSFAFRLSVFEFNFLGQSQIVGGFYQRDVFNSYGVYWEAPFLFTNKLGLGVNYIKDVTFEPIYFDTTTLNYKKDRAGAEIYGLYEIDFHNKVELGVTIFNEQYAANDTEIDATFPNNLEASKIAVRAEYETNFLDIDYQYVSGFRNLLDARYVNGGEGLLDDSFIGVNTTEYFKRIGSKGNWASRLQLGFASFNESDFAPFTVDNQFNLRGAGNDIARGTSFIFINTEYRHTLLERGWFVLQGNAFVDGGTLREARQPLDNLVSGDALEVYSGAGVRFIHKRIFNAVIRLDYGVGLGASQNSGLVFGIGQYF; this is encoded by the coding sequence ATGAAACAAATTATATATCTATGTCTGTTCTTACTGCCTTACCTTGTTTTTGCTCAAAAGCAGCAAGTAGAAAGAATCACCTTTAAAGGGTTAAAAAAAGTAGATGAGTCACTGTTAAGAAGACTAATAAAAACAGAAGTAGCATCTCCTTACGACTCGCTTAAAGTAGCTACAGATGTAGAACGTTTTAATAGACTTCCTGCTATTGCAAAAGCCACCGCTATTATAGCTGAGGTACGTAATGGTGCTATAGAAGTCACTTATGATATTGTAGAAAATTTTACAATTATACCGGGTATACGTATCTCTGAGGCAAATGATGGAAGTTTTGCCTTTAGACTAAGTGTATTTGAATTTAACTTCTTAGGCCAGAGCCAGATTGTGGGTGGCTTTTACCAGCGTGATGTTTTTAATTCTTACGGAGTTTACTGGGAGGCCCCATTTTTATTCACAAACAAGTTAGGGCTAGGTGTAAATTACATTAAAGATGTCACTTTTGAGCCCATTTACTTTGATACAACTACTCTTAATTATAAAAAAGATAGGGCTGGGGCTGAAATTTACGGACTTTACGAAATCGACTTTCATAATAAAGTAGAGCTAGGAGTTACTATATTTAACGAGCAGTATGCTGCAAACGATACTGAGATAGATGCTACCTTTCCAAACAATCTAGAGGCTTCAAAAATTGCTGTGCGAGCAGAGTATGAGACAAATTTTTTAGACATAGATTATCAGTATGTTTCTGGTTTTAGAAACTTACTTGATGCAAGATATGTTAATGGAGGTGAGGGCTTACTTGACGACTCTTTTATAGGAGTTAATACAACCGAATATTTTAAAAGAATAGGAAGTAAAGGTAACTGGGCAAGTAGATTACAATTAGGGTTTGCCTCTTTTAATGAGTCTGATTTTGCGCCATTTACTGTAGATAATCAGTTTAACTTACGTGGGGCTGGTAATGATATAGCGAGGGGTACGAGTTTTATATTTATAAATACAGAGTACCGCCACACGCTGCTAGAGAGAGGCTGGTTTGTACTACAGGGTAATGCCTTTGTAGATGGAGGGACATTAAGAGAGGCTAGGCAACCGCTAGATAACCTTGTAAGTGGTGATGCTCTTGAGGTATACTCTGGAGCAGGGGTGCGTTTTATACATAAACGTATATTTAATGCAGTTATACGACTAGACTATGGCGTAGGCCTAGGAGCGTCACAAAACAGTGGTCTTGTCTTTGGGATAGGGCAGTACTTTTAA